One Entomomonas asaccharolytica DNA segment encodes these proteins:
- a CDS encoding DUF3592 domain-containing protein, whose amino-acid sequence MKARVSHLLQAVGILFMIIAMVSLFISKPMRFSSFEQRKLYESTIYQQLEEAGIATKAVVSAVINESELARNLLVKFFTQEGKRAEAYILLTKIAYNEGDLVNIVYNPENTQQARIAPKEEMELNWPLFGWCMVMGIILFWLGHFRYKVSGGLE is encoded by the coding sequence ATGAAAGCAAGGGTAAGCCATCTTTTACAAGCGGTTGGTATTTTATTTATGATTATAGCTATGGTGTCATTGTTTATCAGTAAACCAATGCGCTTTTCTAGTTTTGAACAAAGAAAACTGTATGAAAGCACTATTTACCAACAGTTAGAAGAAGCTGGAATAGCCACTAAAGCGGTGGTATCTGCTGTGATTAATGAGTCAGAATTAGCGCGTAATTTATTGGTTAAGTTTTTTACGCAAGAAGGTAAACGAGCAGAAGCCTATATCTTATTAACTAAAATAGCTTACAACGAAGGGGATCTGGTTAATATTGTGTACAACCCAGAAAATACCCAACAAGCTAGAATAGCTCCAAAGGAAGAAATGGAGCTAAATTGGCCGTTGTTTGGTTGGTGTATGGTAATGGGGATTATTTTATTTTGGTTGGGTCATTTTCGCTATAAAGTATCAGGTGGATTGGAATAA
- a CDS encoding toxin-antitoxin system YwqK family antitoxin: protein MKNALLVILFLVSIVSVAAEQASPINQTDFVADTTLQQGSIIAYYNRDWQQVPAHKKAFYYRKLIAIDDKQGYWIQDFYSDTHTKQTDPILVVNKADILHGHIKPNKGEVVVWFKDGLKKEQSYYQNGQIQSIIRWHRNGQKGLEGYFQQGERNGVWTGWYENGNKRWQGGFDNGKRQGLWTVWKVNGVKEREMQFQQDEKIAQWSSFDEE from the coding sequence GTGAAAAACGCTTTATTAGTTATATTATTTTTAGTGAGTATTGTTAGCGTAGCCGCTGAACAGGCTTCCCCAATTAATCAGACTGATTTTGTAGCAGATACTACTTTGCAACAAGGCAGCATTATTGCCTATTACAACAGGGATTGGCAGCAAGTGCCCGCCCATAAAAAAGCATTCTATTATCGTAAATTAATCGCTATTGATGACAAGCAAGGGTATTGGATACAGGATTTTTATAGTGATACCCATACCAAGCAAACAGATCCGATTTTAGTGGTTAATAAAGCTGATATTTTGCATGGCCATATTAAACCCAATAAAGGAGAGGTAGTGGTATGGTTTAAGGATGGCCTTAAAAAAGAGCAAAGCTATTATCAAAATGGTCAAATACAATCCATTATAAGATGGCACAGAAATGGTCAAAAAGGATTGGAGGGCTATTTTCAACAAGGCGAAAGAAACGGCGTTTGGACAGGTTGGTATGAAAATGGTAACAAACGTTGGCAAGGTGGATTTGATAACGGAAAACGGCAAGGCTTATGGACTGTATGGAAAGTTAATGGTGTTAAAGAACGAGAAATGCAATTCCAGCAGGATGAGAAAATAGCCCAGTGGAGTAGTTTTGATGAGGAATAA
- a CDS encoding toxin-antitoxin system YwqK family antitoxin, with protein MLTLLFRSVALGCIALLITACTQIPQLVENTTIAYFDERGNNISKPSPRGSYRQLLKIQSNGYLVQSFFVNTNTKQTDPFIIHNKEDLTAIDPLSIDGFFVQWHRNGQKAGSGHFINGKRQGTFTEWTEQGTKWAEMQFENDLANGKANLWYEDGSKYIEGQYLAGKEEGEWRIWQQNGPIRFKATFVQGSIISAVDANGKPINLSKDDFTTK; from the coding sequence ATGCTAACACTATTATTTCGCTCTGTTGCCTTGGGCTGTATTGCGTTGCTTATAACCGCTTGTACTCAAATACCACAACTGGTAGAAAATACCACTATTGCTTATTTTGATGAGCGTGGAAATAACATCAGCAAACCCTCACCTAGAGGCAGCTACCGCCAGCTGTTAAAAATTCAATCCAATGGTTATTTAGTGCAAAGCTTTTTTGTTAACACCAATACTAAACAAACAGATCCTTTTATCATTCATAATAAAGAAGATCTTACTGCTATTGATCCTCTAAGTATTGATGGTTTTTTTGTGCAATGGCATAGAAATGGGCAGAAAGCAGGTTCAGGCCACTTTATCAATGGTAAACGTCAAGGCACATTTACGGAATGGACAGAGCAAGGAACTAAATGGGCAGAAATGCAATTTGAAAACGATTTAGCCAATGGTAAAGCAAACCTCTGGTATGAAGATGGCAGTAAATATATTGAGGGACAATACTTAGCAGGCAAAGAAGAAGGCGAATGGAGAATTTGGCAGCAAAATGGTCCTATACGTTTTAAAGCAACCTTTGTGCAAGGCAGCATTATTTCAGCAGTAGATGCCAATGGCAAACCCATCAACCTTAGCAAAGACGATTTTACTACCAAATAA
- a CDS encoding pilin gives MGLIRSLMVVASCLLVANNSWTAVNPPTIQDKGDQQFVTGFVLGSVVAYALHNYYSYYQQCPEDIQVLNLPDMNFFADSPLEKVSVTKQCTLSIHYKKDATIAEGLRGKTLTIKEAMTSGKEQQSFTGECSFNGDSRYAPAKDCQLTAKQQAALTPQILALGTWYSKLYSEQGAVPSLKAPMNEAVILAYEQKQQLTNYYIKHGQCPKNNQVLGILPAMEIKGAFVESVSVEGCDIIATLKKQKNLFPELQGKSLILRMVPTQQQGIFNWQCGSDAALKFLPKQCQSL, from the coding sequence ATGGGACTCATTCGATCTCTAATGGTAGTGGCGAGTTGTTTATTGGTAGCTAACAATAGTTGGACAGCTGTTAATCCCCCTACTATACAAGATAAAGGCGACCAGCAGTTTGTAACAGGCTTTGTGCTAGGTAGTGTTGTGGCTTATGCGTTACATAACTATTATAGTTATTATCAACAATGTCCAGAAGATATTCAGGTATTAAACTTACCCGATATGAATTTCTTTGCGGATAGTCCTTTAGAGAAAGTGAGTGTTACTAAACAATGTACCCTGTCTATTCACTATAAAAAAGATGCGACGATTGCAGAAGGCTTACGGGGTAAAACATTAACCATTAAAGAAGCGATGACCTCAGGTAAAGAGCAGCAAAGTTTTACAGGGGAATGTAGTTTTAATGGTGATAGTCGTTATGCACCTGCTAAGGACTGTCAATTAACAGCGAAGCAACAAGCAGCATTGACACCACAAATATTAGCATTAGGCACTTGGTACAGTAAACTGTACAGTGAGCAAGGAGCAGTTCCTAGCCTTAAGGCCCCTATGAATGAGGCAGTAATACTTGCCTATGAGCAAAAACAACAGCTTACCAATTATTATATTAAACATGGTCAATGTCCTAAAAACAACCAAGTATTAGGTATTTTACCTGCTATGGAAATCAAGGGCGCTTTTGTGGAAAGTGTTAGTGTTGAGGGATGCGATATAATTGCAACATTAAAAAAACAAAAAAACCTATTTCCAGAATTACAGGGAAAGTCTTTAATTCTAAGAATGGTACCCACTCAACAACAAGGTATTTTTAACTGGCAATGTGGCTCAGATGCAGCGCTTAAATTTTTACCTAAACAATGTCAATCGTTGTAG
- a CDS encoding toxin-antitoxin system YwqK family antitoxin has translation MVLYKKYTRLIICLCVLFCSLVMAQNNDNKAWRELTAKQGLVIAYFKKNGERTYARSESMYYRVLLKLNNTESYQVQDFYTKNNAKQISPITLTDVTDAYSWQPKSIQGKITYWRTDGSKEAETTYQQGMLEGTYQTWYSSGSLRSEGFYKADKLQGRYTFWYETGEKEEEFFYVDDNLHGSYKEWYRSGQLSYEANYENDHESGTVNFWYENGQLKEQYIRLNGEIEGIYKTWHDNGQLASQKTYKAGKIIGEAKGWDKQGNLLYTHRYKNGHVLWPQKL, from the coding sequence ATGGTGTTATATAAAAAGTATACAAGATTAATCATCTGTTTATGCGTGTTGTTTTGTTCTCTAGTTATGGCGCAAAATAATGATAACAAAGCGTGGCGAGAGTTGACAGCAAAACAAGGATTGGTTATTGCATATTTTAAAAAGAATGGGGAGCGTACTTATGCTCGTTCAGAAAGTATGTATTACCGTGTACTGCTCAAACTAAATAATACAGAAAGCTATCAAGTACAAGATTTTTACACAAAAAATAATGCCAAGCAAATAAGTCCAATTACTTTAACTGATGTCACAGATGCCTATAGTTGGCAACCAAAAAGTATACAGGGCAAAATAACCTATTGGAGAACTGATGGTAGTAAAGAGGCTGAAACAACTTATCAACAAGGGATGTTAGAAGGTACTTATCAAACTTGGTATAGCTCAGGCTCATTGCGTTCAGAAGGCTTTTATAAAGCGGATAAGCTACAAGGGCGCTATACTTTTTGGTATGAAACAGGAGAAAAAGAAGAAGAATTTTTTTATGTGGATGATAACTTACATGGCAGTTATAAAGAATGGTATCGTTCAGGTCAGTTATCTTATGAAGCCAACTATGAGAATGACCATGAGTCTGGCACAGTAAATTTTTGGTATGAGAATGGTCAGCTTAAGGAACAATATATACGTCTTAATGGTGAGATTGAGGGGATATACAAAACCTGGCATGATAATGGACAACTTGCTTCGCAAAAAACCTATAAAGCGGGCAAAATAATAGGCGAGGCAAAAGGCTGGGATAAACAAGGTAATTTGCTTTATACTCATCGTTATAAAAATGGCCATGTATTGTGGCCTCAGAAACTATAA
- a CDS encoding YceK/YidQ family lipoprotein yields the protein MRIFLHSLLLMLVLSLVGCASSITHGINYSSGNYQPPFYSGIAADAKIINEGVQCTWNDDCANRDTVMISLAPLAVLDFPLSLILDTLLVPIDALIYYNK from the coding sequence ATGCGCATTTTTTTACACAGCCTTTTATTAATGCTGGTTTTATCACTTGTGGGGTGCGCCAGCTCTATTACCCATGGTATTAATTATTCTTCAGGTAACTACCAACCACCCTTTTATTCTGGCATTGCTGCTGATGCCAAAATTATTAATGAAGGGGTGCAATGTACTTGGAATGATGACTGTGCTAACCGAGATACTGTTATGATATCCTTGGCCCCTTTGGCTGTATTAGATTTTCCTTTATCTTTAATTTTAGATACTTTATTGGTGCCTATCGATGCACTGATTTACTATAACAAATAA
- a CDS encoding Mor transcription activator family protein, with amino-acid sequence MASIQAQRKNELFSELAENIKFELMKTGLAENEAGQKAEEITFNLYENWRGLSIVFPMNPQRYMEKLKTKILAEFNGRNSTEIVRKYKISENILYRWNREHLRNKQQQTDTTNN; translated from the coding sequence ATGGCATCCATTCAAGCACAGCGTAAAAATGAACTTTTTAGTGAGCTAGCCGAAAATATCAAATTCGAATTGATGAAAACAGGATTGGCTGAAAATGAAGCTGGACAAAAAGCTGAAGAGATTACTTTTAACCTTTATGAAAATTGGCGAGGACTTTCGATTGTTTTTCCAATGAATCCACAGCGCTATATGGAAAAGTTAAAAACTAAGATTTTAGCGGAGTTTAATGGTCGTAATAGCACCGAAATAGTACGTAAATATAAAATCTCTGAAAATATTTTATACCGTTGGAACAGAGAGCATTTACGCAATAAGCAACAACAAACAGATACCACTAATAACTAA
- a CDS encoding replication protein P produces MEKLSDLLNKPLPASAPQPTTLVGYESKTLENQQAMINVNTVFTTIRATYPAWYEKYYRDQKSEQVAKRIWLTGIKELTTQQVNNGLHRMVLECEFPPKLKEFMQLSKRVDGLACLDVAWGEALIGRYSHSVIKAAAELTGLFELKQASYDNLSLKKRFEYYFIQVTENFTKGNPLKAVEKNLNNTTDCILKAVEQQLEDRVKQRIKQQGINEQNARATCLALLGIKRH; encoded by the coding sequence ATGGAAAAACTAAGCGATCTGCTCAACAAGCCACTGCCAGCATCAGCACCACAGCCAACGACCTTAGTTGGCTATGAAAGTAAAACTTTAGAGAACCAACAAGCGATGATAAATGTTAATACAGTCTTTACTACCATAAGAGCTACTTATCCTGCGTGGTATGAGAAATATTATCGTGATCAGAAAAGTGAGCAGGTAGCGAAACGTATTTGGTTAACGGGTATTAAGGAGTTAACCACTCAGCAAGTGAATAATGGTTTACATCGCATGGTATTGGAGTGTGAATTTCCACCCAAATTAAAGGAGTTTATGCAGCTCAGTAAACGAGTAGATGGACTAGCTTGTTTAGATGTGGCATGGGGTGAAGCATTAATAGGTCGTTATAGTCATTCAGTTATCAAAGCAGCAGCAGAGTTAACAGGTCTTTTTGAATTAAAACAAGCGAGTTATGACAATCTCTCGTTAAAAAAACGGTTTGAATATTACTTTATTCAAGTAACTGAAAACTTTACCAAAGGTAATCCACTGAAAGCGGTGGAGAAAAATTTAAATAACACAACTGATTGTATTCTTAAAGCAGTGGAGCAACAGTTAGAGGATAGAGTTAAACAACGGATTAAGCAGCAAGGTATTAATGAACAGAATGCAAGAGCAACTTGTTTAGCATTACTAGGTATTAAGCGTCACTAG
- a CDS encoding DnaT-like ssDNA-binding domain-containing protein encodes MANQWLRLWHDMPNDPKWRTVSKVSKQPIATVMATYIHLLVAASLSEERGTVQINEEDLASALDIKPEEIKAILSAMQGRLLKGNKLIGWGKRQPLKEDGSAERAKAWREGRKKQSATQTNATELQDKDTDKEKDTEINTLSKANLEKPSAQTFAMFDSWQPTDDFSNYLIKLGITLEQQQIPQTVLQEFVCFWCTKPTIKKTQQQWYHALAQSYQYALNREKYYGKTKRSAQQATASISTTANDLSWL; translated from the coding sequence ATGGCAAATCAATGGTTAAGACTCTGGCATGATATGCCCAATGATCCTAAATGGCGTACTGTTAGTAAGGTCTCGAAACAGCCAATTGCTACTGTTATGGCAACCTATATTCATTTATTGGTAGCGGCTTCTTTATCAGAAGAAAGAGGGACTGTACAAATAAATGAAGAAGATTTAGCCAGTGCTTTAGATATAAAACCAGAGGAGATAAAAGCTATTCTCAGTGCGATGCAAGGAAGGCTATTAAAAGGTAATAAGCTAATAGGTTGGGGTAAGCGTCAACCATTAAAGGAAGATGGTTCAGCGGAGCGAGCAAAAGCATGGCGAGAAGGGAGAAAAAAACAATCAGCAACACAAACGAACGCCACTGAACTACAAGATAAAGATACAGATAAAGAAAAAGATACAGAAATAAATACTCTCTCTAAGGCTAATTTAGAAAAACCATCTGCGCAAACTTTTGCGATGTTTGATAGCTGGCAACCTACTGATGATTTTTCTAATTACTTAATAAAACTGGGGATAACCCTTGAGCAACAACAAATTCCCCAAACAGTTCTGCAAGAATTTGTCTGCTTTTGGTGTACTAAACCTACCATTAAAAAAACGCAACAACAGTGGTACCACGCTTTAGCCCAATCTTATCAATATGCCTTAAACCGAGAAAAGTATTATGGAAAAACTAAGCGATCTGCTCAACAAGCCACTGCCAGCATCAGCACCACAGCCAACGACCTTAGTTGGCTATGA
- a CDS encoding tetratricopeptide repeat protein, translated as MKNWLTILLLSFSSISFAANNITHLLAEGKKAYLAKNYPEAFQYFLQAADKNNAIAQAMVAMYYQKGLYIEQDYEQALAYFLKAAQQGYVSAQYNVGDFYLNGLGTEINYKKAFYWYCKAAKQNHKEAQYYVGYFYLQGIGVKQNDKEAFQWFLEAAKRDNPIAQYYVGLMYQNGQGVARDQEKAIKWLQKAADNQHEQAMLALNAP; from the coding sequence ATGAAAAACTGGTTAACCATCTTGCTACTTAGTTTTTCCTCTATAAGCTTTGCAGCTAATAATATTACTCATCTATTAGCCGAAGGCAAAAAAGCTTATTTAGCTAAAAACTATCCTGAAGCCTTTCAATATTTCTTACAAGCTGCTGATAAAAATAATGCTATTGCCCAAGCAATGGTAGCTATGTATTATCAAAAAGGGCTTTACATTGAACAAGATTATGAGCAAGCATTAGCTTATTTTTTAAAAGCCGCACAACAAGGCTATGTCTCTGCCCAATACAACGTAGGCGATTTTTATTTAAATGGTTTAGGCACTGAGATTAACTATAAAAAAGCATTTTATTGGTATTGTAAAGCGGCAAAACAGAATCATAAAGAAGCACAATATTATGTAGGCTATTTTTATTTGCAAGGGATAGGTGTTAAACAAAATGATAAGGAAGCTTTTCAATGGTTTTTAGAAGCAGCAAAACGTGATAATCCTATAGCTCAATATTATGTTGGTCTTATGTATCAGAATGGTCAAGGTGTTGCTAGGGATCAAGAGAAGGCAATAAAATGGCTACAAAAAGCTGCCGATAACCAGCACGAACAAGCTATGCTAGCGTTGAATGCACCTTAA
- a CDS encoding XRE family transcriptional regulator → MQLKDRIKQARKHAKLSQKELADKIGITQPSLSELETGKSQSTSYIASIARACGVDAFWLESGQDKMVNPSTMVKTAESQGRYHHNNQEENTTDPQLLTHPEMLPIEAWDDNTPLDDDETEVPFLKEVELAAGSGKFAITESHTRTKLRFGKSTLRNKGINPNKIVCVTVKGNSMEPVILDGSTVGVDTENTAIVDGKIYAIAIDDELLRVKLLYRLANGHVRVRSYNRDEYEDETYDLKDIKVIGRVFWYSVLL, encoded by the coding sequence ATGCAACTTAAAGATCGTATTAAACAAGCACGTAAACACGCCAAGTTAAGCCAAAAGGAATTAGCTGATAAAATTGGTATTACACAGCCTTCACTTTCTGAGCTAGAAACAGGAAAGTCACAATCCACATCTTATATTGCTTCCATCGCGAGAGCTTGTGGGGTAGACGCTTTTTGGCTTGAATCTGGTCAAGATAAGATGGTTAACCCTTCTACCATGGTAAAGACGGCGGAGAGTCAAGGACGTTATCATCATAATAACCAAGAAGAAAATACTACTGATCCCCAATTATTGACTCATCCAGAAATGTTACCTATTGAAGCGTGGGATGATAATACACCGCTTGATGATGATGAAACAGAAGTTCCATTTCTAAAAGAGGTAGAGCTTGCTGCAGGATCAGGTAAGTTTGCGATTACAGAAAGTCATACCAGAACTAAATTACGATTTGGTAAAAGTACACTTCGCAATAAAGGTATTAATCCTAATAAAATAGTTTGTGTAACAGTAAAAGGTAACAGTATGGAACCTGTTATCTTGGATGGCTCTACTGTAGGTGTTGATACAGAAAATACAGCAATTGTAGATGGTAAAATTTATGCAATCGCTATTGATGATGAACTGCTAAGGGTTAAATTACTTTATCGATTAGCTAACGGCCATGTGCGTGTTCGTTCTTATAATCGTGACGAATATGAGGATGAAACCTATGATCTTAAAGATATTAAAGTAATAGGCCGTGTCTTCTGGTATTCAGTGCTGCTATAG
- a CDS encoding Com family DNA-binding transcriptional regulator, which produces MLKEFRCKKCQKLLAKISDYSEVEIKCNRCKQINYYTQSTKQETQHAKQRPIILTDTLHSHN; this is translated from the coding sequence ATGCTAAAAGAATTTCGTTGTAAAAAGTGCCAAAAACTACTCGCTAAAATTAGTGATTATTCAGAAGTAGAAATCAAGTGTAATCGTTGTAAACAAATCAACTATTACACCCAATCTACTAAACAGGAAACACAACATGCCAAACAAAGACCCATCATTCTTACAGATACTTTACATAGCCATAATTGA
- a CDS encoding phage holin, lambda family, whose translation MPNKDPSFLQILYIAIIESTTVQGAIMASIIAMLRVIYDDKNTKPTRVMLESLICGALSLCITSLIEIFSLPDSAAITIGGAIGFIGVTALRNFILKTINKRMDDQ comes from the coding sequence ATGCCAAACAAAGACCCATCATTCTTACAGATACTTTACATAGCCATAATTGAAAGCACTACAGTACAAGGAGCAATTATGGCCTCAATCATCGCTATGCTGCGTGTTATTTATGATGATAAAAATACAAAACCTACCAGAGTAATGTTGGAATCTCTTATATGTGGTGCCTTATCACTATGCATAACTAGTTTAATTGAAATATTTAGCCTTCCAGATAGTGCTGCTATCACCATTGGCGGAGCCATTGGCTTTATTGGTGTTACAGCGCTCAGAAATTTTATTTTAAAAACGATTAATAAAAGGATGGATGATCAATGA
- a CDS encoding structural protein, giving the protein MSLPRGIRNNNPGNIRWGSNWQGLVPQDKRTDKSFCQFKDSIHGLRAMVKIMFTYRDKYGLNTVESIIHRYAPPNENNTQGYIMRVCNTLGVLPTQTITLSNSVLIELVRAITAVENGNLYYHYYSTELIERAIELAKN; this is encoded by the coding sequence ATGAGCCTACCTAGAGGTATTAGAAACAACAACCCTGGCAATATTCGTTGGGGTAGCAACTGGCAAGGGCTTGTTCCCCAAGACAAACGTACTGACAAATCATTCTGTCAGTTTAAAGACTCAATTCATGGGCTGCGTGCGATGGTGAAGATTATGTTCACCTATCGAGATAAATACGGATTAAATACAGTGGAATCAATCATCCATCGCTACGCCCCACCCAATGAAAACAACACGCAAGGTTATATTATGCGTGTTTGCAATACCTTAGGCGTATTACCAACACAAACTATAACCCTCAGCAACTCTGTACTAATAGAATTAGTGAGGGCGATTACCGCTGTAGAAAATGGTAATCTCTATTACCATTACTACAGCACAGAGCTTATTGAGCGAGCTATTGAACTAGCAAAAAACTAA
- a CDS encoding DUF1353 domain-containing protein, whose protein sequence is MPFLNDLILKVIPNGTWQLAEPLTYDHPKYGLINVPSGFTTDLASIPRIAWRIVNPSTPGTRRPAVIHDYIYNHLTHRFGRKQADKIFYDALRECGTNYLLANSMYFAVRIGGKGSWQD, encoded by the coding sequence ATGCCTTTTTTAAACGACCTAATTCTTAAAGTAATTCCAAATGGCACATGGCAACTAGCCGAACCACTAACCTATGACCACCCCAAATATGGTCTTATTAATGTACCCAGTGGTTTTACAACCGATCTAGCAAGTATTCCACGTATTGCTTGGCGCATTGTTAATCCAAGCACACCAGGAACACGTCGCCCTGCAGTCATCCATGACTACATTTACAACCACCTAACTCATCGTTTTGGCAGAAAACAAGCTGATAAAATTTTTTATGATGCACTCAGAGAATGTGGCACTAACTACCTACTAGCTAATAGCATGTACTTTGCTGTGCGCATTGGAGGCAAAGGCAGTTGGCAAGACTAA
- the lysC gene encoding Rz1-like lysis system protein LysC (LysC is an Rz1-like component of a phage lytic system, substantially overlapping although not fully embedded in the gene for the Rz-like LysB component.) has protein sequence MACTDKQIITKTQIIKLTPPLITACQRLSIKDCQPTTNGELYECALLISKNLALCADQTDALINWQNNNSPSQQEKID, from the coding sequence ATGGCCTGTACTGATAAACAAATCATCACCAAGACTCAAATTATAAAGCTTACTCCACCACTGATTACAGCTTGTCAACGCCTTTCCATTAAAGACTGTCAACCAACAACCAATGGCGAACTTTATGAATGCGCTTTATTAATCAGCAAAAACCTTGCACTCTGTGCAGATCAAACGGATGCACTTATCAACTGGCAAAACAACAACTCACCTAGCCAACAAGAGAAAATAGACTAA
- a CDS encoding DUF4272 domain-containing protein, with protein sequence MSILVNAYSTVTNPPAIHFPCERLHQRGLDDAELLEHLNGFVGYVMNAGDGQMNARRYALYRHIQRVKHQFSFEIEKDKLNEFAAWGWQANVIVFMADGTLRNPNGAVLQYADGNIDLDADVPYPAEALQRKARSEQYLQTLGLSTPISLPPVVAESEVVLRAPDEVAKRALAVMLTSIQAESFRDDEAIDPAEFTERCPLGVAALSANERDFIESKQPTEQDIVNMSWRYEALLPLQWAINWQAELPFADTICDVSSLVEKGMQYSEQGITTVTLRSTSELLDALDLHYRLHWIARNFRIKEKQPPASILEGVIQERHHTLNWLTCFENADWDDVDTPT encoded by the coding sequence ATGTCAATTTTGGTCAATGCTTATTCTACAGTAACTAATCCGCCAGCTATTCATTTTCCGTGCGAGCGCTTACATCAACGAGGGTTAGATGATGCTGAGTTGCTGGAACATCTTAATGGTTTTGTAGGTTATGTGATGAATGCAGGGGATGGGCAAATGAATGCGCGTCGTTATGCGTTGTATCGTCATATTCAACGGGTTAAGCATCAGTTTAGTTTTGAGATTGAAAAAGATAAGCTGAATGAGTTTGCAGCATGGGGTTGGCAGGCAAATGTGATTGTGTTTATGGCTGATGGAACTCTCCGTAATCCTAATGGGGCAGTTTTACAGTATGCTGATGGTAATATTGATTTAGATGCAGATGTCCCTTATCCAGCAGAAGCATTGCAACGTAAAGCAAGATCTGAGCAGTATTTGCAAACATTGGGACTGAGTACACCTATTAGTTTGCCGCCAGTGGTGGCTGAGTCTGAGGTGGTATTAAGAGCGCCAGATGAAGTAGCTAAACGAGCTTTGGCGGTGATGTTGACGTCTATTCAAGCAGAAAGTTTTAGGGATGATGAAGCTATTGATCCTGCGGAGTTTACTGAGCGTTGCCCTCTGGGTGTAGCTGCTTTATCTGCGAATGAACGTGATTTTATTGAGAGTAAGCAGCCCACAGAACAAGATATAGTGAATATGTCTTGGCGTTATGAGGCTTTGTTGCCTTTACAATGGGCGATAAACTGGCAAGCAGAGTTGCCTTTTGCTGATACTATTTGTGATGTTTCATCATTGGTTGAAAAAGGTATGCAATATAGTGAGCAGGGAATTACTACGGTTACCTTGAGGTCAACCAGTGAGTTGTTGGATGCTTTAGATTTACATTATCGTTTGCATTGGATAGCAAGGAATTTTCGCATTAAGGAAAAACAACCACCTGCTTCTATTTTGGAGGGTGTTATTCAAGAACGCCACCATACTTTAAATTGGTTAACATGTTTTGAAAATGCTGATTGGGATGATGTTGATACACCTACTTGA